In Vibrio alginolyticus NBRC 15630 = ATCC 17749, the sequence TTACCAATGTTAAAAGATAAATTGAAGAGTGAGTTTGCTAAAGGCCTACGTGGTACTTTAAAAACAGGTAACTTATTAACAGGCGCACTGTATGTTGACGCCGACTTCTATCCAAACGACGAGCCTTACGTACCGAGTAAGTTTGCTGATTTAGATGTTTTCCCAACCATGCGTGGTGGTTTTGCGCAGGTTCAGCGCCAAGTGAACGACTTCCTAAATAAGATTAATAACTTACCAATGGAAGAAACACTAGACTCTCTCAATTCAACGTTAAAAACGTCCGAAAAAACGTTAGCTTCAGCAGAACGCGTGGCGGACAGTATTGATAAACTTTTGAATCAAAAAGAGACGCAAGAGATCCCAACAGATATTCGCCAAAGCTTACAGCAATTACAAAAAACACTCGATGGTTATGGGCCCAACTCAACCATGTACAGCGAAATGGAAGCCACGCTAAAAGAATTAGAAAGCGTAATGACAGAGTTTAAACCCGTACTTAAACAGCTAAACGAAAAGCCAAACTCTCTCGTGTTTGGAGAAGATGAAATCAGTGACCCAATACCAGTTAAAGGCAAAAACTAATGAAACGAGTATTCTTTCTGTCTATCGCGCTATTTGTCGGTCTAACGGGTTGCAGTAGCGCTCCGCAAACTAAAGGAGCTATGTACCTTCTACCTAAGGCGGAACCAGTGACGCTGAGCTCTTCTGATATCGCTCAGCGCCCAACTTTAGTTGTTCGTCCAGTGACATTGGCGAGTTATTTGAATGATAATGGCATTGTTTATCGAACCTCTGAGACCCAAGTTATTCAGGCGAAGCACAATCAATGGGCGCACAGTATTTCTGAGCAAATCACTCAGAGAGTCGTCGCGGAACTACGTCACAAGCAAAGTCATTACTGGCCGACTGAAATGAATAATCTGTTGGATCAAAGCGGTGAAGCCAAACTCCAGCTTACGTTAAATAAATTTAATGGCAGCTACAAAGGTAATATCGAAATTGAGGGGGAATGGTTACTCATTAATGCCGAAGGTAAGGTAGAAAACAGCGCGCCAATACAAATCTCTCAGCCGCTTCAAGATGAGGGCTATGAAGCGCTCGTCAACGCTTTATCCATAGGCTTAGAAAGCCTAACCTCAGACATTGCCAAACAACTCTAAGTCAATGTTAATTACAGGGAAGCAAGTTGCTTCCCTTTTTTATGCAGAGTGTAGCGACTTCTACTAAGCTGAAAGCTGACGAAAAGCCGAAAAGGAAATTGGATGAAACCATGTAACCTGCTATCACTCTCCTCACTCATTCTTGTATTACCTACATCAGTAGCGCTCTCAGCTGAGACACAAGAATCTCGTTGGCGAAATAGCATAGAAGTGTACATGCTAGGACTGAATATCCACGGGGATACCAGTATTGGTCGCTTTTCATCAGAGGTGGATGTCGATCCTAAGTTCATCGTAGACCACCTCGATATTGGGGCGATGTTGCGATTCGAGAGTATTTACCAAAGTAAGTGGGGCTACTACATAGATTATAGTTTCATGAACTTAAGTGGTGATGTTAATAATATCAAGGGCGCTCTGCCTAACGCTCGTTATCGTGCGGACATCGAAATACGGCAAGGTGTTCTAGAAGCAAAGGCATTCCAACGCGAACAATATTCATTTGGTAAACTGGATTATATGTTTGGATTACGTTGGTGGGACAATGACATCACCGGCAAGCTGTATCGTAATGACAACCGGGTACTAGAAGATAGACTGTCATTACAAGAAGATTGGGTCGATTTTTTAGTTGGCTTGCGACTCATTGATGAATTGAGTGAAAACTGGCGATTTCATGCCAGTATCGACGCCGGACTTGGCAACGATACTCACTTCACTTATGCCATTCAAACTGGTGTTCGTTATCGCTTTAACGAATGGTCTGATCTCAACTTAGCTTACAAGTCGACCTGGGTCGATTACAAAAATGAAGAGGTATTTGAATATGATACGGCTTCTCAAGGGCTTTTAGTCGGACTTGGCTTTTACTTTTGATCAGGTGAAACCCTAGCCTATATTCAAGCGTTGTAACGTGTACTAGCTCTAGGTACACGTCTAGTGCCGCGTTACAGATGCTTAAATAAGGCAAATTGATCTTCATCAGACTATAAATTGCTCTTCGGTGTTACTCTCTGTCGCAAAATATAAAACCCCACTCTATGACCTCATATAGGTCTTGTTGATAAGGTTCCCGAGTAGCAATGTCGATTAACATTTCCGATTTAACCACCGCCCTAAATAAGGTGGAGCATATTCATAAAGTGCAGCTTGAAAACGTACATCAGTTCTTCAAAGCAAACGAAGCTTTCTCGTTGCAAACATTCAGCCAGCTGATATCCAGCGACTCGCTTGATGATCGATTTAAAACCATCGATAAAGCGTTCTCTTTGCTTGGTGATGCAAAAACCTACCTTTTAGAAGTGTCTTACCTTGTTAAGTAAAAAAGAAAGCCCCGATAAAATTCATTACCGGGGCTATCATTTTCTATCTAAACTACTGATTTACAATTTGTAACGATCATCAATTACCGTTAATTCTGGGAAGGTTTTACCCTCGTCCATCGCTTCTTCTGTCTCTTCTTTTACTTGGTTATCAATCCAGAAATTACCGATATCCATTGGATGAAGCACCCATTCTGTCGCTTTTGTCATGCCGTTTTTAGGAATTTTAACCCAGCGCCAATGAGCAACTCGAGAATAAGGCACCATGTAGCCAGGAACGATGATATTCGCTTTGCTGACATAGTTTTGGATTTGATGCGACAAGTCGTAACGCTTCTCCTGATCAAACTCAGAATCATACGCTTCAATTAACTTGTCTAGCTCAGGGCTGCTGTAGTTGGTGTGAGCATTCGTTTGTGGTCGATTTGCATTATCCGAGTGTAGGTATTCCCAATACGCAGGGATCTCACCAGAGCCCATATTCAAAAACGCTAGCTGATGCTTTTTCTCAAGAATGTATTTAAACGCAGATGAGCCATCCACCAAGTTTAACGTGAACTCAAGACCAGCAAGTTTCGCTTGCTCTTTCAGGTATGCAATACGCGGTGTCCAAGAGTTGTATCCGTAGGTGATAGCAAAGCTCAAGCGTTGGCCCTTGTCGTTAACACGAATACCATCTGCGCCCACTTTGTCAAAGCCCGCTTTTTCGAAGTGTTTAACCGCCGCATCAGCATCAAACTTTGGCGGTGTATTGTTAGGATCATCGTATTCGCCATGACCAAAGCCGAGTCCATGCGGTTTACGTGAATAATCTCCACGCATGATGTTTTCAATCATGCCGTCATAGTCAGTGGCTGCCATAACACCTTTACGCACTTCTAGGTTATCCAACATCGGCATCGCTGTGTTCATCCAAAGACCACCTGCTCCTTGCGGTGCTTCGTTAAAGCCCCAGTACTTTTGGATATAGCCTTTTTTGTACACATCACTATTGGTTTTGTCATGCCAAAAGCTTGGTAGCACCATCTCAAAGTAGTCTAAGTTGCCTTTCTCAAAGTGCTTCATGGCAATATCAGGATCGCGAATCACCTTAATGCGAACCTTTTCAACGTTATAACGGTTTTTATAGTAGCGGTTGTTGTATCCCCACCAATCTTCACCGACATGTTTGAATGTCACGCTCTTACCTTTCTTCACTTGATCAATGTAGTAAGGCGCTGCGGTTGGCTCAGATTTAAAGTTAAACTTTCTGACGAAGTTATCAGGCATGCCATCGTTATTTGCGTCCTTTTCTCCTTCAAAGAAGTGTTCAGGACGAGGCTGAAAACCATTACTTGGCATGTTAATCATAACCATAAGTGAGTCATGACTTTGAGCTACAGCAAGATTGACTTTGATCGTGTAGTCATCAATTTTTTCAACACTCACAATACTGTTTGTGAAGAAGTCGTTATACCACGGGTCGATAATGTCTTTTGACGTGTAGTACTTCATCATAAAGACGTAATCATCTGCTGTAATTTTTTCACCATCTGACCACTCGGCCGTTTCGTCGAGTTTAAAGAATACGGTTTTGTTGTCCTCTCCAAATGCCCATGACTTAGCAAGTTGAGGGATCCATTTGCCAGTATTTGGATGACGCTGAGCCAGTTTTGGTGAACCATCCATTAAGTATTGGCGCAAACCTGAGTTCGCATCTGGACCAACACTTCGTAATGTTTGCGGAAAGCTCTGAATGTAAGTGCGATAGGTGCCACCTCGTACCGCTTCTTCAGAGGCAAATAGAGGTTCGTTGTTGTTTGAAATCCATTCGATATCAGCTGGCAATTCTGCCGCACTCAGTTGAAAACTGGCAGCGGTCAGTGTTGCTAGTACTGAAAATGGCAGTTTTTTAGTCATGTTTCTTCCTTGTTGTGTTTGCGCACTAAGGTCGTAACAAGGAAGACAGCGTGTGAAAGCTCACAGAAAGCTGCGATTTAAAATACGCAGATAGGAAATAATAGGAACGTAATATGAAGTGACGTCCTGCCAGCTTCTATATTAATTTCAAAGAGTTTCACTAGGTCATCCTAGACCTTACAACGCAGTGAATGCATCTTCGCCATAGTATTCTTTAGATATTTGTAACGCAAGCCATCAATAACACATGATTGCATTTTCGAGGCATCACAGTGAGTTATGTTACAAAAGTGTGATCAGCATAGTACCAAGCCCTACTTTACTCAGAATAAACCGCAGAACCTTTATCTCAATTGGCCCCGATATACCAGTTACAGCGAGTAAATGATCAGACATAGCTGGTTAAAAGGAATGGTTGTTTACCGCGATCAGTATTTTCATTCGATATAAAAAGTGAGGCATCTTAGCCTCACTTTTCTCCATACAATCGAGACAGTGCTTACATTTTAGATAAGCTCTCATTGATCGACTTCAGCACTTCTGCAGGATTTGACGCTTGAGTGATAGGGCGACCAATCACAAGATAATCTGAACCTGATTGGATAGCGTCTACTGGCGTCATGATACGGCGTTGGTCACCTTGTTCTGAACCAGCAGGTCGAATACCAGGGGTCACTAATTTAAATTCTTGGCCTAGTTCGCTCTTCAGTAGTGAGGACTCTTGCGCTGAACATACGACACCATCTAAGCCCGCGTTTTTGGTCAAGGTTGCTAGACGAATCACTTGCTCCTGAGGCGCAACATTCAAACCAATACCAGCTAAATCACTTTGTTCCATACTGGTTAGTACCGTTACACCGATAAGAAGTGGACGATCTTTACCATATGGCTCAAGAATTTCACGTGATGCCGTCATCATACGCTCACCACCGCTCGCGTGTACGTTCACCATCCATACACCCATTTCAGCCGCAGCGCGAACTGCTTTCGAACAGGTGTTTGGAATATCGTGAAATTTTAAATCTAGGAATACCGAGAAACCACGTTTATGGAGTTCACGTACAAAATCAGGACCAAATAGCGTAAACATCTCCTTGCCAACTTTTAGTCGGCATGACGCAGGATCAATTCTATCTACAAACGCAAGTGCATCTGCTTGGTTATCATAATCCAGTGCGACAATAACTTTTTGGTCGATCATTTCATCTCCTAACTGTTTTGGTTCTTATTAAATAAAAAGTTAAAAAAATGCAGCGGACAGAAACTCTGCCAGCTGCATTAAGAATTATTCACCATCCAATCCGCGGATTGGCTTGATCGTCCCCCATCCTTTACAGGACGGACAATGCCAATAAAGGGAATGGGTAGAAAATCCACACTTCCGGCATCGGTAATGTGGTTTCACTTTTAACTGTTCACCCACCATCGCTTGTAGTGTTGATAGGCTGTCTTTCGCTCGACCATCTTCTGCTTCTGCAATGTGGTAGTCAATTAAACGGTAGAAGCCCTTCATGGTTGGGTTTTTCAGCAATTGTTTCGTCAGTAACTCTTGAGCAGCCCCAACGTTCTCGTGATGAGCAACTAATTGAGCCAACATCAACTCGGCTGATACGCCAGCTTTCTTATCAATACAAGCTCGCAGAAACTCGACAAGTTCATCTTCCTGACCCAGATGATGATAGCATTCTGCAATAGTTGGCAAGACATCACTGATAAAGTCTTTATCTTGCTCAAGTACCCCTGTCAGATATTTGATGGTGTGCTTATAGTCTTCAGACTCTAGATAAATTCGTCCCAAAGCAATACTTGCTCGAACACACTTCGGGTCTTCCGCTAACGCTTTTTTAAAATGCTGTATTGCCTTATTAGTATTCCCATCAGCTTGGTCGAGCATGGCTATTTCACACCAAAAATGGGCAATATTTGCACGCATCCTTGAGCGTTTATTACCTAACTTAGCCAATTGGTTCGCGTAATAAATCGCCTTTTCCCATTCTCGTGTTTGCTGATAAATGGTCACTAATTGTTGAAGAGCCGCCTCTTTGTAATCTGGCTCTTCAACTAACTGTTCGAAGATTTTCTCTGCACGATCAAGAAAACCTGAGACCATGTAGTCTTTCGCTAACTGTTGAAGGGCGAGGTTCTTTTGGTCCAGTGTTAAGCCTGAACGAGAAATAAGATTTTGGTGAATTCTGATTGCGCGGTCGACTTCACCACGAGACCGGAACAGGTTACCCAACGCAAGGTGAGTATCGATGGTCTCGTTATCAACTTGGAGCAATTCAATAAAGTGATCGACAGCCTTATCTGATTGGTCAGAGAGCAGTAGATTAAGACCCGTCATATACTGACGAGAGATTTGATGAGATTGCTTCTGCTTGTCTTGCTGAGCGCTGCGATGTCCCATATACCAGCCATACGCAGCAGCTATAGGCAACAACAAGAAGAGTAGTTCAAGCATTAAAGTTAAGCCTTATCCTTATGCCTGTTTTTCAATGGCTGGCTTATCAGCAGCGTTGTTTGATTCAGTTGGTTCGTACTTTTTCAGTTTTTTCTTTAAACGACGGACCTGTAGCTGAGTTTTCAGTTGGATGCTACCAAAGATAACCCACGCTAAAGCAAAGCCAACCACAAATACTACACCTAATAGCGTAGATAAGTGGAACTCTCCTTTTGCTAGAAGATAGTTAAAAGTCACGAGCTCTTGGTTTTGGGAACCTAACGCCAATGCAATTAAAAAGAGAGCTAAAACAGCAACGATTTTTATAATTTTCATGTTACATCACCCTTCTAGGAGTAAGTCGGTAAGATTATGCAGGAAAATGCTTCTTCAGACTACGTATATTAGCAATAATCTATACCCAAGTAACCTCAAGATGCTTAGTTTGTAGACATGCTTAGAAGTTAAAGTTATTTGGGTATAGAAAACAGCTGAATCCACAATTAGATTAGTAAACGATCTTGGATGTATTACTAACTTGGATACATTACAAAAAAGCGGCATACACAAACGTATGCCGCTTTTTTCAAACTAATAAGAGTGCATTAACCAATATTTACACGCTCACGAAGTTCTTTACCAGGTTTGAAATGTGGAACGTATTTACCTTCCAATTCCACTTTATCGCCCGTTTTAGGGTTACGACCTACGCGAGGCTCGCGGTAATGAAGAGAAAAACTACCAAAGCCACGGATCTCGATACGGTCACCGCTCTCTAGTGTAGAGGCCATGTGCTCTAAAATATCTTTTACAGCATCCTCTACCTCTTTCGCTGATAAGTGTGTTTGCTCAGCGCAGAGTCTTTCAATCAGTTCAGACTTAGTCATAGTTGCCCTCTTTGAGTATCTTTATCACTTATTATAGTAAGTAATACTAATTCCAACAAACACTTGCTGACAATTCTAGACAAATTTTATGCAAAATGCGCAATGAAGAAATGCCTTTTATTAAGATAGTTTACTGTCATTAGTATTACTACTTAAATATGACCAAATATAAAAAAGGAGCCTTGCGGCTCCTTTTTTGCTTAAGCGAGTATATTATTCGCCTTTAGCAGCTTTGAAAGCGTCAGCCATTGCGTTACCGAATGCATTGTCATCTTGCTTGTTGATAGATGCCATTGCTTCTTGCTCGTCAGCTTCGTCTTTAGCTTTGATAGATAGGTTGATTACGCGGTTCTTACGGTCTACACCTGTGAACTTCGCTTCAACAACATCACCAGCGCTTAGGATTAGAGAAGCATCTTCTACGCGATCGCGTGATACTTCAGAAGCACGGATGTAACCTTCAACGCCTTCTGCGATTTCAACAGTAGCGCCTTTAGCGTCAACAGCAGTTACAGTAGCGTTAACTAGAACACCTTTCTTGTTGTCAGCAACGTAAGCATTGAATGGGTCATTTTCCATTTGCTTGATGCCTAGAGAAATGCGCTCACGCTCAGCGTCTACTGCTAGAACAACTGCAGAGATCTCGTCGCCTTTCTTGTACTCACGTACAGCTTCTTCACCAGCAACATTCCAAGAAATGTCAGATAGGTGAACTAGACCGTCGATGCCGCCTTCTAGACCGATGAAGATACCGAAGTCAGTGATAGACTTGATCTTACCAGTAACTTTGTCGCCTTTAGCTTGTGCTTCAGCGAATGACTGCCATGGGTTAGCTTTACACTGTTTCAGACCTAGAGAGATACGACGACGTTCTTCGTCGATTTCAAGAACCATAACCTCAACTTCGTCGCCAACATTAACAACTTTAGAAGGGTGGATGTTCTTGTTAGTCCAATCCATTTCTGAAACGTGAACTAGACCTTCAACGCCTTCTTCGATTTCAACGAAGCAGCCGTAGTCAGTTAGGTTAGTTACGCGACCAGTTAGTTTGTGACCTTCTGGGTAACGCTTAGCGATTGCTACCCATGGATCTTCGCCTAGTTGCTTAAGACCTAGTGATACGCGAGTACGCTCACGGTCGAACTTAAGAACTTTAACTTGGATCTCGTCACCAACGTTAACGATTTCAGATGGGTGCTTAACGCGCTTCCAAGCCATATCAGTGATATGTAGAAGACCGTCAACGCCACCTAGGTCAACGAACGCACCGTAGTCAGTAAGGTTCTTAACGATACCTTTAACTTCAGAACCTTCTTGTAGAGTTTCTAGAAGCTCGTCACGCTCAACGCTGTTCTCTGATTCGATAACTGCACGACGTGAAACAACTACGTTGTTACGTTTTTGGTCAAGTTTGATAACTTTGAACTCTAGCTCTTTGTTTTCTAGGTGAGCAGTGTCGCGGATTGGACGTACGTCTACTAGAGAGCCAGGAAGGAAAGCACGGATACCGTTTAGTTCAACAGTGAAACCGCCTTTAACTTTACCGTTGATGATACCAACAACAGTTTCAGCTTCTTCGTAAGCTTTCTCAAGTACGATCCAAGCTTCGTGACGCTTAGCTTTCTCACGAGAAAGTTGAGTTTCACCGAAACCATCTTCAACAGCGTCTAGAGCTACGTCTACTTCAGCGCCAACTTCAACTTCAAGTTCGCCAGCAGCGTTCTTGAACTGTTCAGCAGGGATAGCAGATTCAGACTTAAGACCAGCGTCAACAAGAACGAAACCGTTCTCGATAGCTACTACAGTACCTTTAACGATGCTGCCTTGTTGGAATTCTGTTTCGTTTAGAAACTCTTCAAAGAGTTGAGCAAAAGATTCAGTCATTTAATTAATCTTCAATAAATTAAACTTCCACGGGTATCCTACCGCATGGGGTTATTAAATTCGCCAGTCATCATCCTTGCGACCAACGCTCTTAGCCTAGTCGAGTATTATTACTCAGCTAGCTTCGATTCGATATATTGTAGTGCCTTTTCTACTACTTCGTCGATAGTCATCGACGTAGAATCTAGCACAAGCGCATCCTCAGCAGGGCGTAATGGCGCCACTGGGCGGTTACGATCTCGGTCGTCACGCTCTTGGATCTCGCTTAAAAGGTCAGCAAATCTAACATCTAACCCTTTCTCTTGCAACTGTTTAAGGCGTCGATTTGCACGCTCTTCAGCACTCGCATCAAGGAAGATTTTTGCTTGCGCACTCGGGAATACAATTGTGCCCATATCACGACCATCAGCAACCAGACCCGGTGCGGTCTCAAATGCACGCTGACGACGTAGTAATGCCTCACGAACACGTGGCAAAGCCGCAACTTTAGATGCTGCCATACCCGTTTCTTCTTTACGAAGCTCCCCTGACACGTCTTCGCCTTCTAGAATGACCTTAACTAAGTCACCTTCCGCGATAAATTGAACGTCTAGGTGGGTTGCTAGTGGGACAAGAGCATCTTCTGACTCGGTGTCGACACCGTGGTGAATCGCAGCGAGTGCAAGTACACGATAAATTGCGCCAGAATCTAAGAGTTGGAAACCCAACTTTTTCGCCAGCAACATACATAAAGTGCCTTTACCTGCACCACTAGGTCCATCTACGGTTACAACCGGAGTTTGAGAGGACATGTTCTTCTCCACCAATAGTTTCTTTTCAGCAATTTGCTCGGTTTTCGAGGCGCACATTATACGGGTAATCAGTCTTTGGAGCGAGGAAAAATGTCGTGTAAAGCATTACACCTAATGCGTAATTGGATTCATCAATAAACATAAAGTTCAACAAAAACGGCGAGAGCTTCTGCCCTCGCCGTTTTAAATGTCATGAACTTAAGCTCGATTAAACAATCGGTTTTTGACCACGCTCAGCTAACTTTAAAATCACACTATCAGCGACTTTACCCGCCACACCTGCTAGCTTGTCTGCCAGCTTTTTCTTCTGCACATAATGCACAGAAAGTACGGTTTTATCTTTGCATGCCGCAACAACGATATCATCAGATGTACTAATGTCATCCACCAAACCAAGCTCTTTCGCTTGTGTACCGAACCAGTGCTCACCAGTGGCTACTTTGTCTAGGTCCAAACTAGGACGACGCTCACGGATGAAGTCTTTAAACAAGACATGTGTTTCTTCAAGTTCTTGCTTAAACTTATCGCGCGCTTTATCGGTATTCTCACCGAACATCGTTAGCGTGCGTTTATATTCACCCGCTGTTAGTTGTTCGTACTCAATGTCATGTTTCTTCAACAGTTTGTTGAAGTTAGGAATTTGTGCGATAACGCCAATAGACCCCACAATTGCAAATGGTGCAGAAACAATCTTATCTGCTACACATGCCATCATGTAACCGCCACTTGCCGCAACTTTGTCAACAGAGATGGTCAGAGGAAGACCCGCAGCTTTGATTCGGTCCAGTTGAGAAGAGGCAAGGCCGTAACCATGAACCATACCACCGCCAGACTCTAAGCGAAGTAACACTTCATCACCTTCACGTGCGACAGCCAAAATAGCGGTGATTTCTTCACGTAGAGACGCGACTTCTTTTGCGTCTATGCTACCGTTGAAATCAAGAACAAATAGGTGTGGTTCACGCTTGCTATCTAATGAACCGTCTTTGCTCGCTTGTTTGATTTCTTTCTCGCGAGATTTGTTCTTCTCTTTTTCTTCTTTCTTGACGGCTTTATCTCGAGCCTTGATGAAAGCATCGTCATGCAAATGATGCTCTAACTGCTCAACAGATTGTTTGTGTTGCTCTGAAAGGTTGGTAATCTCTAACTCCCCTTTCGCCGCACCCGATTTGCCACCAGCCGATTTTGCAATAATGAGCAGAACAATTATCGCAGCAACCACCGTGATAATTTTGGCCAGAAACAGACCATAATCTAATAAAAATTCCAACGAGAGCTCCTTTATCTCATTTCAGATGACGTTAGTATGTTACGCAGAAACATCAGCGAGAAGGCAGCGCGGTTTGTAACCACTTGTTCTGATTGATAGCATACCTAACGAAAGTTCTGGAATTGGTATAACACATGAATTGGTGTATTGTAACCATCTTGTCACGATTACCAAGATTTTCCATTGAGAAACAGGCGTTTTTTAGCGTCAATTAACTATCATGGACCCTCTTACAATAATAAGGATTTATCGCCGTGAACTACTCCGTTTCAGCTGATGCTCTAAAAGGTAAAGTCATTCTTGTTACTGGCGCTGGTAATGGCATCGGCCGTCAAGCCGCGCTTTCTTATGCCGAGCACGGTGCAACTGTTATTCTCTTGGGTAGAAATGTGCAAAACCTTGAATCTATCTATGATGAGATTGAAGCTGCTGGCTATCCACAAGCAGCTATCATTCCATTGGATCTCAAGGGTGCAACTCAGCAGAATTACATTGATATGGCAGAGACAATCGAAGGACAGTTTGGTC encodes:
- a CDS encoding PqiC family protein; the protein is MKRVFFLSIALFVGLTGCSSAPQTKGAMYLLPKAEPVTLSSSDIAQRPTLVVRPVTLASYLNDNGIVYRTSETQVIQAKHNQWAHSISEQITQRVVAELRHKQSHYWPTEMNNLLDQSGEAKLQLTLNKFNGSYKGNIEIEGEWLLINAEGKVENSAPIQISQPLQDEGYEALVNALSIGLESLTSDIAKQL
- a CDS encoding LapA family protein, yielding MKIIKIVAVLALFLIALALGSQNQELVTFNYLLAKGEFHLSTLLGVVFVVGFALAWVIFGSIQLKTQLQVRRLKKKLKKYEPTESNNAADKPAIEKQA
- the lapB gene encoding lipopolysaccharide assembly protein LapB; the encoded protein is MLELLFLLLPIAAAYGWYMGHRSAQQDKQKQSHQISRQYMTGLNLLLSDQSDKAVDHFIELLQVDNETIDTHLALGNLFRSRGEVDRAIRIHQNLISRSGLTLDQKNLALQQLAKDYMVSGFLDRAEKIFEQLVEEPDYKEAALQQLVTIYQQTREWEKAIYYANQLAKLGNKRSRMRANIAHFWCEIAMLDQADGNTNKAIQHFKKALAEDPKCVRASIALGRIYLESEDYKHTIKYLTGVLEQDKDFISDVLPTIAECYHHLGQEDELVEFLRACIDKKAGVSAELMLAQLVAHHENVGAAQELLTKQLLKNPTMKGFYRLIDYHIAEAEDGRAKDSLSTLQAMVGEQLKVKPHYRCRKCGFSTHSLYWHCPSCKGWGTIKPIRGLDGE
- the sohB gene encoding protease SohB, whose translation is MEFLLDYGLFLAKIITVVAAIIVLLIIAKSAGGKSGAAKGELEITNLSEQHKQSVEQLEHHLHDDAFIKARDKAVKKEEKEKNKSREKEIKQASKDGSLDSKREPHLFVLDFNGSIDAKEVASLREEITAILAVAREGDEVLLRLESGGGMVHGYGLASSQLDRIKAAGLPLTISVDKVAASGGYMMACVADKIVSAPFAIVGSIGVIAQIPNFNKLLKKHDIEYEQLTAGEYKRTLTMFGENTDKARDKFKQELEETHVLFKDFIRERRPSLDLDKVATGEHWFGTQAKELGLVDDISTSDDIVVAACKDKTVLSVHYVQKKKLADKLAGVAGKVADSVILKLAERGQKPIV
- a CDS encoding extracellular solute-binding protein; the protein is MTKKLPFSVLATLTAASFQLSAAELPADIEWISNNNEPLFASEEAVRGGTYRTYIQSFPQTLRSVGPDANSGLRQYLMDGSPKLAQRHPNTGKWIPQLAKSWAFGEDNKTVFFKLDETAEWSDGEKITADDYVFMMKYYTSKDIIDPWYNDFFTNSIVSVEKIDDYTIKVNLAVAQSHDSLMVMINMPSNGFQPRPEHFFEGEKDANNDGMPDNFVRKFNFKSEPTAAPYYIDQVKKGKSVTFKHVGEDWWGYNNRYYKNRYNVEKVRIKVIRDPDIAMKHFEKGNLDYFEMVLPSFWHDKTNSDVYKKGYIQKYWGFNEAPQGAGGLWMNTAMPMLDNLEVRKGVMAATDYDGMIENIMRGDYSRKPHGLGFGHGEYDDPNNTPPKFDADAAVKHFEKAGFDKVGADGIRVNDKGQRLSFAITYGYNSWTPRIAYLKEQAKLAGLEFTLNLVDGSSAFKYILEKKHQLAFLNMGSGEIPAYWEYLHSDNANRPQTNAHTNYSSPELDKLIEAYDSEFDQEKRYDLSHQIQNYVSKANIIVPGYMVPYSRVAHWRWVKIPKNGMTKATEWVLHPMDIGNFWIDNQVKEETEEAMDEGKTFPELTVIDDRYKL
- the pyrF gene encoding orotidine-5'-phosphate decarboxylase, which encodes MIDQKVIVALDYDNQADALAFVDRIDPASCRLKVGKEMFTLFGPDFVRELHKRGFSVFLDLKFHDIPNTCSKAVRAAAEMGVWMVNVHASGGERMMTASREILEPYGKDRPLLIGVTVLTSMEQSDLAGIGLNVAPQEQVIRLATLTKNAGLDGVVCSAQESSLLKSELGQEFKLVTPGIRPAGSEQGDQRRIMTPVDAIQSGSDYLVIGRPITQASNPAEVLKSINESLSKM
- the cmk gene encoding (d)CMP kinase — protein: MSSQTPVVTVDGPSGAGKGTLCMLLAKKLGFQLLDSGAIYRVLALAAIHHGVDTESEDALVPLATHLDVQFIAEGDLVKVILEGEDVSGELRKEETGMAASKVAALPRVREALLRRQRAFETAPGLVADGRDMGTIVFPSAQAKIFLDASAEERANRRLKQLQEKGLDVRFADLLSEIQERDDRDRNRPVAPLRPAEDALVLDSTSMTIDEVVEKALQYIESKLAE
- the rpsA gene encoding 30S ribosomal protein S1 — translated: MTESFAQLFEEFLNETEFQQGSIVKGTVVAIENGFVLVDAGLKSESAIPAEQFKNAAGELEVEVGAEVDVALDAVEDGFGETQLSREKAKRHEAWIVLEKAYEEAETVVGIINGKVKGGFTVELNGIRAFLPGSLVDVRPIRDTAHLENKELEFKVIKLDQKRNNVVVSRRAVIESENSVERDELLETLQEGSEVKGIVKNLTDYGAFVDLGGVDGLLHITDMAWKRVKHPSEIVNVGDEIQVKVLKFDRERTRVSLGLKQLGEDPWVAIAKRYPEGHKLTGRVTNLTDYGCFVEIEEGVEGLVHVSEMDWTNKNIHPSKVVNVGDEVEVMVLEIDEERRRISLGLKQCKANPWQSFAEAQAKGDKVTGKIKSITDFGIFIGLEGGIDGLVHLSDISWNVAGEEAVREYKKGDEISAVVLAVDAERERISLGIKQMENDPFNAYVADNKKGVLVNATVTAVDAKGATVEIAEGVEGYIRASEVSRDRVEDASLILSAGDVVEAKFTGVDRKNRVINLSIKAKDEADEQEAMASINKQDDNAFGNAMADAFKAAKGE
- the ihfB gene encoding integration host factor subunit beta, coding for MTKSELIERLCAEQTHLSAKEVEDAVKDILEHMASTLESGDRIEIRGFGSFSLHYREPRVGRNPKTGDKVELEGKYVPHFKPGKELRERVNIG